From the Teredinibacter turnerae T7901 genome, one window contains:
- the rnhB gene encoding ribonuclease HII has product MIIAGVDEVGRGPLAGDVVAAAVVLGENHGIVGLADSKKLSEKKREALFVQIQQQAECFCIARASVAEIDEINILQASLLAMKRAVEGLKIEPEHVLVDGNRLPRWRYSAEAIVKGDSKVEAISAASILAKVTRDREMVAFEAQYPGYGFAGHKGYPTKLHMDALARLGVTPIHRTSYAPVKALLAQQVLF; this is encoded by the coding sequence ATGATTATCGCTGGCGTGGATGAAGTCGGGCGTGGACCGCTTGCTGGCGATGTAGTCGCCGCCGCTGTGGTGCTTGGAGAAAATCATGGCATTGTCGGGTTGGCTGACTCAAAAAAACTGTCGGAAAAAAAACGTGAAGCGTTGTTTGTGCAAATTCAGCAGCAGGCGGAATGTTTTTGCATTGCCCGTGCAAGTGTTGCTGAAATTGATGAAATAAATATTCTGCAAGCGAGCTTGCTCGCAATGAAGCGTGCAGTTGAGGGACTCAAAATTGAACCCGAGCACGTTCTGGTGGATGGTAATCGGCTGCCGCGTTGGCGATACTCTGCGGAAGCCATTGTTAAAGGCGATAGCAAGGTCGAAGCTATTAGCGCCGCGTCAATTTTGGCGAAAGTGACGCGTGATCGGGAGATGGTCGCGTTTGAAGCACAATACCCTGGCTACGGGTTTGCTGGCCATAAAGGTTATCCAACGAAGCTGCATATGGATGCGTTGGCCCGGCTGGGAGTAACGCCAATTCATCGCACGTCTTATGCACCTGTAAAGGCGTTGCTCGCGCAACAAGTTCTGTTTTGA
- a CDS encoding PilZ domain-containing protein: MATKSVSKQLPANWDMSLLVEPWLHWYSYWTNWFLASDDSMRQFIRHPSDIPIQYVLGSDNELPVEHGNSERLKDVSRGGLCFAAERPVRRGTPIHIEIPIQSPPYRAEGLVAWCRPEGDHFAVGVQFNEPSTRFSVRMVEQVCHIEHYRTKVMHEEGRELSSQDAAREWVEKYAAEFPN, translated from the coding sequence ATGGCTACCAAGTCTGTAAGTAAACAGCTGCCTGCAAATTGGGATATGAGCTTGCTGGTGGAGCCATGGCTTCATTGGTATAGCTATTGGACTAATTGGTTTTTGGCGAGTGACGACAGTATGCGCCAGTTCATCCGACATCCATCTGATATACCGATTCAATATGTGCTAGGCTCTGACAATGAACTCCCTGTGGAGCACGGCAACAGCGAGCGACTAAAAGACGTTAGTCGCGGCGGCCTTTGTTTTGCCGCGGAGCGACCTGTGCGTAGGGGGACGCCAATCCACATTGAAATCCCTATTCAGAGCCCGCCGTACCGCGCAGAAGGGCTGGTCGCCTGGTGTCGTCCAGAGGGAGACCACTTCGCAGTGGGGGTTCAGTTTAACGAACCCTCTACCCGTTTCAGCGTGCGCATGGTGGAGCAGGTTTGCCACATTGAGCACTACCGAACGAAAGTGATGCACGAGGAAGGCAGGGAGCTTTCGAGTCAGGATGCGGCGCGCGAATGGGTTGAAAAATATGCGGCAGAATTCCCGAATTAA
- the yciH gene encoding stress response translation initiation inhibitor YciH: protein MSNSRLVYSTDQGRIKTSPSAASTAPAGDGIVRLHRESKGRGGKGVTLVKGLPLKEDALKTLSKKLKQLCGTGGTVKNGVIEIQGEQREKIAEWLTKEGYTVKIAGG, encoded by the coding sequence ATGAGCAACAGCCGTCTTGTGTATTCCACCGATCAAGGCCGTATTAAAACATCGCCCAGCGCAGCTAGCACAGCACCCGCAGGCGACGGGATTGTGCGCCTTCACCGGGAGAGCAAAGGGCGCGGCGGTAAAGGCGTTACGCTGGTAAAAGGCCTTCCGCTGAAAGAGGACGCGCTCAAAACATTGAGCAAAAAGCTCAAACAGCTGTGTGGTACAGGCGGCACAGTAAAAAATGGCGTGATTGAAATTCAAGGCGAACAGCGAGAAAAAATTGCTGAATGGCTTACAAAGGAAGGGTACACCGTAAAAATCGCAGGAGGCTAA
- a CDS encoding ion transporter — protein sequence MAERSQSPLQKHLYEVIFGTETPAGKRFDLWLIWMIVLSVLVLMIDSVMWLQQSWQTALDIAEWVFTLAFAAEYCVRIYCSPQRRRYIFSFYGVVDLLSILPSFLELLMPGANFLLIVRLLRVLRIFRILKLVRYLTDANILVRAVVYSRHKIFVFFMSVLVLSVIFGSLMYLVEGPTNGFSSIPKSIYWTIVTITTVGYGDITPQTWLGQIIAAAAMLTGYSILAVPTGIFTAELSQEMQKQRVQLACKGCGKTGHETDAVYCRFCGHGLK from the coding sequence ATGGCAGAACGCTCACAATCCCCCCTGCAAAAACACCTATACGAAGTGATATTTGGCACCGAGACGCCGGCCGGTAAGCGGTTCGATCTGTGGCTGATCTGGATGATCGTGCTAAGCGTGCTGGTGCTGATGATCGATTCCGTCATGTGGTTACAGCAAAGTTGGCAGACCGCGCTGGATATTGCAGAGTGGGTTTTTACGCTGGCGTTCGCTGCAGAATACTGTGTCCGGATTTACTGTTCTCCTCAGCGTCGTCGCTACATTTTTAGTTTTTACGGCGTAGTGGACTTACTGTCGATACTCCCGAGTTTTCTCGAGCTCTTGATGCCTGGCGCAAACTTCTTGTTAATTGTCAGGCTGTTGCGCGTACTGCGAATATTTCGAATTTTGAAGCTGGTGCGCTATTTAACAGACGCCAATATTCTCGTGCGCGCAGTGGTGTACTCACGGCATAAAATTTTTGTTTTTTTTATGTCGGTGCTGGTGTTGAGCGTAATTTTCGGCTCGTTGATGTATTTAGTAGAGGGGCCAACCAACGGGTTCAGCAGTATTCCAAAAAGCATTTATTGGACGATCGTGACGATTACCACCGTGGGGTACGGCGATATTACGCCGCAAACCTGGCTGGGGCAGATCATCGCCGCTGCAGCCATGTTAACCGGCTATTCTATTCTCGCGGTACCCACAGGTATTTTTACCGCTGAATTGTCACAGGAAATGCAGAAGCAACGGGTGCAGCTCGCGTGCAAAGGGTGTGGAAAAACGGGGCATGAGACTGATGCCGTCTACTGTCGTTTCTGTGGTCATGGCTTAAAGTAA
- a CDS encoding sensor domain-containing protein, producing the protein MTPEPQPTITDNIELLALLDALRSVILYFDRWGTVIHGNRRACQWRPLEQLVGRTFVELAQHWHQPEQTQREMMQVVRTGIPSWGVKERSGKGADCRWFSVDKIPTLNKLGEVTGVMLVINDISESVVKERALEESDARYKAFIANSADAIWCYEVYPPVDTTLSPQLQVEQILKRAILVECNETLARFFGVTHTRDVIGLPLSRSGSLSSYQDVRAFIDNGYRLENKEFSRVDRTGMCGYMQSSAIGVVENGLLMRAWGITRDITDQRTHTDRMEYLANHDSLTLLPNRTLLYSTMEQTIANAKNDQLMALMIIDLDRFKEINDTLGHRAGDSVLQQVGPRLEGEMVELEGLVARLGGDEFAVFLPRVRNAHQALVLGHRFIDSLGEPFEIETFRTEVTASIGISMFPDQGRDVSTLMRYADVAMYHAKRALKGVAVYDPEFDPHSPTRLEIMGALRRAIRESQLELYFQPKIDLLTHRVTGFEGLLRWHHPEIGTVPPVDFIPIVEKSNLIYPLTCWVMAESIRQCAIWRREGHDITVAMNLSASNVTDERLLAELRQLLTQYDLPGHCLEMELTESTIMNDPERALTALKKIAALGVHLSIDDFGTGYSSLAYLKRLPVGTLKIDKSFVMDMLIDEQDEIIVNSTINLAHNLGLSVVAEGVESQEIYQRLQDHKCDSAQGFLIARPMPAADATRWLLNSQWSGGLP; encoded by the coding sequence GTGACTCCTGAGCCCCAACCAACGATTACCGACAATATAGAGCTCCTCGCACTGTTAGATGCGCTGCGGTCGGTCATTCTCTATTTTGATCGCTGGGGTACGGTGATTCATGGCAATCGCAGAGCATGCCAGTGGCGACCGTTAGAACAGCTTGTTGGGCGCACGTTTGTCGAGCTTGCGCAACACTGGCACCAGCCGGAGCAAACCCAGCGCGAAATGATGCAAGTGGTGCGTACGGGAATCCCCAGTTGGGGAGTGAAGGAGCGTTCTGGCAAAGGGGCGGACTGTCGCTGGTTCAGCGTCGATAAAATTCCTACGCTCAACAAGCTTGGCGAAGTCACCGGCGTAATGCTGGTGATAAACGACATTTCCGAGTCGGTGGTCAAGGAGCGAGCCCTCGAAGAGAGCGATGCTCGCTATAAGGCGTTTATCGCTAATAGTGCGGATGCTATCTGGTGTTACGAGGTCTACCCGCCGGTCGATACAACGCTTTCGCCGCAGCTGCAAGTGGAACAGATACTTAAACGAGCCATATTAGTCGAATGCAACGAGACGCTCGCGCGATTTTTTGGTGTGACTCACACGCGGGATGTGATTGGCTTACCGCTGTCACGTAGCGGATCGCTTTCCAGTTATCAAGACGTCCGCGCTTTTATCGATAACGGATATCGGCTGGAAAACAAGGAGTTTTCACGTGTTGATCGCACCGGCATGTGCGGGTACATGCAGAGCTCGGCAATTGGTGTGGTTGAAAATGGATTGTTGATGCGCGCCTGGGGTATAACCCGCGACATCACCGATCAACGCACGCATACGGACCGCATGGAGTACCTCGCAAACCACGATTCGCTCACCCTGTTGCCCAACCGAACGCTGCTCTACAGCACCATGGAGCAAACCATCGCCAACGCCAAAAATGATCAGTTAATGGCGCTGATGATTATCGACCTGGACCGCTTTAAAGAGATAAACGACACACTGGGCCATCGCGCTGGAGACAGCGTGCTGCAGCAGGTTGGTCCGCGCCTCGAAGGGGAGATGGTCGAACTGGAGGGTTTGGTTGCCCGTTTGGGTGGAGATGAGTTTGCCGTATTCTTGCCGCGCGTGCGCAATGCCCATCAGGCGCTGGTACTCGGGCATCGGTTTATTGACAGTCTAGGAGAGCCATTCGAGATAGAAACCTTTCGCACCGAGGTTACCGCGAGCATCGGAATTTCTATGTTTCCGGATCAGGGGCGGGATGTGAGCACCTTGATGCGCTATGCAGACGTCGCTATGTACCATGCCAAGCGCGCCTTGAAAGGGGTTGCCGTCTACGATCCGGAATTCGACCCGCATTCACCCACGCGCTTGGAGATTATGGGAGCACTGCGGCGAGCCATTCGGGAAAGTCAGCTCGAGCTGTATTTTCAACCTAAGATCGATCTGCTCACCCATCGGGTGACCGGGTTTGAAGGTCTATTGCGGTGGCATCACCCGGAAATTGGCACAGTACCGCCAGTGGATTTTATTCCCATCGTTGAGAAATCTAATCTGATTTATCCGTTGACCTGCTGGGTGATGGCAGAATCTATTCGCCAGTGCGCGATCTGGCGGCGCGAAGGTCACGATATAACAGTGGCGATGAACTTGTCTGCCAGCAATGTGACCGACGAACGTCTGCTGGCTGAATTGCGTCAGCTGCTAACGCAGTACGATTTACCGGGCCATTGTCTGGAGATGGAGTTGACGGAATCGACCATCATGAATGACCCGGAGCGTGCGTTGACCGCGTTGAAAAAAATCGCGGCACTTGGCGTCCATCTTTCGATTGACGATTTCGGCACGGGCTACTCCTCACTGGCCTACCTAAAGCGGTTGCCGGTGGGAACGCTTAAAATCGACAAGTCGTTTGTGATGGATATGCTCATTGATGAGCAGGACGAAATTATCGTTAATTCCACGATTAATCTTGCTCACAACCTTGGCCTCAGCGTGGTGGCGGAGGGCGTGGAATCACAGGAAATCTACCAACGCCTGCAGGATCATAAGTGCGATAGTGCGCAGGGGTTCCTGATTGCACGGCCGATGCCCGCAGCGGATGCAACCCGCTGGTTGCTTAACAGCCAGTGGTCGGGTGGGTTACCCTAG
- a CDS encoding M48 family metalloprotease has product MLQKLLQQSFRALVAACLGLCFAQQTLAADLQLPELGDNSAGLISPKQEYELGQKWLRIYRSQVPTTSDPFIQVYVENMVRKLAAYSELKDRRLDILVIENPTLNAFAVPGGIIGVNTGILKFADTEEQMSSVIAHELAHLSQRHYARQVEKQQNSSTTYLAAFLASILLGVAAGTDAGIAAISATQAAALDSQLRFSRQMEQEADRLGMETLVRSGMDPYAMAGMFENMLRATRFQRRPPEFLLSHPVTESRVTEARLRAQQYPNKPPLPVEEYDLIKARAYLLHEKNHQTAVNMFESEMRGTQFDRVAARYGLVLALTRNGETERATQEIAPLLAQEPDNVYFQIAKADIYAESGDFAAARKVLEANLKKQPNSHPLNTRYAEVLMMSGDYQTCKDVLRAHVQRRPKDDYIWYLTAEVEGLAGNIYEVHVARAEYFKLNGLYDKAEIQLTNAMRLTSSKSPQARARLEEQLREVREMRREMKDL; this is encoded by the coding sequence TTGTTACAAAAACTATTACAACAGTCATTTCGCGCTCTGGTCGCAGCCTGCCTGGGCCTGTGTTTTGCCCAACAAACGCTGGCTGCTGACCTGCAATTGCCTGAGCTAGGGGACAACAGCGCGGGCCTGATTTCACCGAAACAAGAGTACGAGCTGGGCCAGAAATGGTTGCGCATTTACCGCTCGCAGGTACCCACCACGTCTGACCCCTTTATTCAGGTTTACGTTGAGAACATGGTACGCAAACTCGCCGCCTATAGTGAGCTCAAAGACCGCCGTCTCGACATTCTGGTGATCGAAAACCCCACACTTAACGCATTTGCAGTTCCAGGCGGCATCATCGGGGTCAACACCGGCATCCTGAAATTCGCCGATACCGAAGAGCAGATGTCTTCGGTAATTGCGCATGAGCTTGCTCACTTAAGCCAGCGGCACTATGCGCGTCAGGTTGAAAAGCAGCAAAACTCCAGCACGACCTACCTCGCCGCTTTTCTCGCCAGCATTCTGCTAGGAGTCGCCGCAGGAACTGACGCGGGTATCGCCGCGATTTCCGCGACTCAAGCCGCGGCCCTGGACTCACAATTGCGCTTTAGCCGGCAGATGGAGCAGGAAGCAGACCGCCTGGGCATGGAAACATTGGTTCGCAGTGGCATGGACCCTTATGCCATGGCGGGCATGTTTGAAAATATGCTGCGTGCAACCCGATTCCAGCGACGTCCGCCAGAATTTCTTTTGTCGCACCCGGTGACAGAATCCCGGGTGACTGAAGCGCGCTTGCGCGCTCAACAATACCCAAACAAACCACCGTTACCTGTTGAAGAATACGACCTGATTAAGGCCCGCGCCTATCTGCTGCACGAGAAAAACCACCAGACTGCCGTCAATATGTTTGAAAGCGAAATGCGCGGCACCCAGTTTGACAGGGTTGCTGCCCGCTATGGCTTGGTACTGGCGCTCACCCGCAACGGCGAAACCGAGCGGGCAACCCAGGAGATCGCGCCGTTACTGGCCCAGGAGCCAGACAACGTCTACTTCCAGATCGCTAAGGCCGATATTTACGCAGAGTCTGGCGATTTTGCCGCAGCGCGGAAAGTCCTTGAGGCCAATCTGAAAAAGCAGCCAAACAGCCACCCACTGAATACCCGCTACGCCGAAGTACTGATGATGTCTGGCGATTATCAAACCTGCAAAGACGTGTTGCGCGCGCACGTACAACGCCGCCCGAAAGATGACTATATCTGGTATTTAACCGCCGAAGTTGAGGGGCTGGCGGGCAACATTTACGAGGTGCACGTCGCGCGTGCAGAGTATTTCAAACTCAACGGCCTGTACGACAAAGCTGAAATCCAACTGACTAACGCGATGCGCCTCACCAGCAGTAAAAGCCCGCAAGCACGCGCCAGGCTCGAAGAGCAGCTGCGAGAGGTCCGCGAAATGCGACGTGAAATGAAGGATCTTTAG
- a CDS encoding sulfurtransferase TusA family protein, producing MTVTHATQTTDCDLEIDAIGLACPMPLLKAKQGLSRLSHGQTLRLMASDPGSERDVKTFAKLSLHTLLHFERQDELYIYVLQKCDSAQLTGQK from the coding sequence ATGACTGTGACTCACGCTACTCAAACCACTGATTGCGATCTGGAAATAGACGCGATTGGTCTCGCCTGCCCGATGCCTCTTCTTAAAGCGAAACAAGGCTTGAGCCGCCTCTCACACGGCCAGACTCTGCGGTTGATGGCGAGTGATCCCGGCTCGGAGCGGGATGTGAAAACATTCGCGAAGTTGTCTTTGCATACGTTGTTGCATTTCGAGAGGCAAGATGAGCTGTATATCTATGTCCTGCAAAAATGCGATAGCGCGCAACTGACAGGGCAGAAATAA
- a CDS encoding AI-2E family transporter gives MLHIFKTWLERYFADEEAVLVAVLLVASVIILVTLGHVLAPMIAAIIIAFLMQGMVQRLNGWGIPHNLSVTLTFLVLTCSIFLSLVFVVPALWRQLINLLNETPRMLVEGQNLLLLLPEKYPALVTELQVKELIATLRIEMTQWGQSILSFSLTQLPVLVAALIYLVLVPILVFFFLKDGEQMINWLSNMLPTRRPVMRKIWMEMNLQIANYVRGKVIEIVIVGGISSITFSLLDLNYALLLGISVGLSVLIPYIGAAMVTLPVAVIGFFQWGWSNDFFYIMLAYGVIQALDGNVLVPLLFSEAVKMHPVAIVLAVLVFGGLWGFWGVFFAIPLATLCKAIMNAWPTAMLEERPAIALDTGEKFANE, from the coding sequence ATGCTGCATATTTTTAAAACCTGGCTGGAGCGGTATTTCGCAGACGAAGAGGCTGTTCTCGTGGCGGTGCTGTTGGTCGCCAGCGTGATTATTCTGGTGACCTTGGGGCATGTGTTAGCGCCGATGATTGCCGCGATTATAATCGCCTTTCTTATGCAGGGGATGGTACAGCGGCTTAACGGTTGGGGAATACCGCATAACCTTTCGGTGACGCTCACTTTTTTGGTACTCACTTGCAGCATTTTCCTCAGCCTCGTGTTTGTGGTGCCTGCGCTCTGGCGCCAGTTAATTAATCTTCTCAACGAAACGCCACGCATGCTTGTTGAGGGGCAGAATCTTTTGTTGCTATTGCCCGAAAAATATCCGGCTCTGGTGACCGAACTCCAGGTCAAGGAACTGATTGCAACGTTGCGCATCGAAATGACTCAGTGGGGGCAAAGTATTTTGTCCTTCTCACTCACCCAATTGCCGGTTCTGGTGGCGGCCTTAATCTATCTGGTTTTGGTGCCGATTCTCGTATTTTTCTTCTTGAAAGATGGCGAACAGATGATCAACTGGCTCAGCAACATGCTGCCCACGCGGCGCCCGGTGATGCGAAAAATATGGATGGAGATGAACCTGCAAATTGCCAATTATGTGCGTGGCAAGGTGATCGAAATTGTGATTGTCGGTGGAATATCCAGTATCACATTTAGTCTGCTCGATCTGAACTACGCGTTATTGTTGGGAATCTCGGTAGGTTTATCTGTGCTAATTCCGTACATTGGAGCCGCAATGGTTACCTTGCCGGTGGCGGTTATCGGCTTTTTTCAGTGGGGTTGGAGCAACGATTTTTTCTATATCATGCTCGCTTATGGCGTGATTCAGGCACTGGATGGCAACGTGCTAGTACCCTTGCTGTTTTCTGAGGCGGTGAAAATGCACCCTGTGGCTATTGTGCTTGCGGTACTGGTTTTTGGCGGCTTGTGGGGTTTTTGGGGGGTGTTCTTTGCGATTCCGCTGGCGACTTTGTGTAAAGCGATTATGAATGCATGGCCCACGGCGATGTTAGAGGAGCGCCCCGCTATTGCGCTCGATACTGGTGAAAAGTTTGCGAATGAATAA
- a CDS encoding insulinase family protein, producing the protein MNKRKTAIGFAAVLISAVAGFSHAQANGLGERQSTVAPVAPVQVIQPASATRQVKYLLLPNQLKVLLISDPAAEKSAASMNVDVGSTDDPMDRQGLAHFLEHMLFLGTGKYPKADAYQDFISGHGGDHNAFTSATNTNYFFDINNDALQPALDRFAQFFIDPLFNAAYVGRERNAVNSEYTAKYTDEYRRIRDVYREIAVPGHPLSRFSVGNLETLDVDTPRPLRDDLVAFYQAHYSAHRMSLAVVSNQPMATLENWVAESFTGVPNREVAALSEFESFLSEQNKGTFIRVQPRKDMREISFVFPVPATEKYFAEKPLSYISFFIGHEGEGSLLSLLKAQNWATALGSGNAFNWRGGDAFAVTISLTEAGVDNIAAVEALLFAYVDLLQREGVEKWRFDELKNLGNLAFEYGDKTAPINEVVDLSSSLQLYPPELVLKAANWYGKFDKKLIQRYLKFISPENMLRVLVAPGGEPELESTYYATPYSLEQHDAGGNLLPAEQALVKKLALPKPNPFIADDFALLRDSVAPEVPVKVVSSDNVSVWYAQDHTFGVPKAHVKARLLLPPVADTVEGAALARLYAKITAEMLNETAYNAAMAGLSFNVSASSRGIDIDFQGYNDTLDQLVKAVVRDMRKYNRSKKYRAKVHDRVFADARMELLRAYNNMQLDSPYRKLLKNLPAFVFSPYWAPEQLAGALAAMDRASYETAAVSLMSQADLQILVYGNVDKTSARATGKTLANLVKGSRPPAALPSTRVVNMSASKTAGQKGRWNSVPVEHADAGAVVYFQGADDSLESNAKTLLLQQLIATPFYGTLRTEKQLGYIVFASNYPIRDVPAIVAVVQSPAVPVSKILGEMDAFLTGFESRVLTNFERDKAAVISVLMEKPKSLAEQAQEYWQTVLTDQDFMRSQKLAKAVEAIQPSDIQKTYSDQLLNKNTRLLLLTPPDAAALLDAFYDEVDSPDKFKKGAVTYDYK; encoded by the coding sequence ATGAATAAGAGAAAAACAGCGATTGGTTTCGCTGCCGTTCTAATCAGCGCTGTTGCTGGTTTTAGTCATGCTCAAGCGAATGGCTTGGGCGAACGCCAATCAACAGTAGCCCCTGTAGCGCCAGTCCAGGTAATTCAACCTGCCTCCGCAACGCGACAGGTGAAATACCTGCTGTTGCCAAACCAGCTTAAAGTGCTGCTGATTTCAGACCCGGCGGCAGAAAAATCCGCGGCGTCGATGAATGTCGACGTGGGCAGTACCGATGATCCGATGGATCGCCAGGGGCTGGCTCACTTTCTCGAACACATGCTTTTTCTCGGTACGGGGAAATACCCCAAGGCGGATGCCTACCAGGACTTTATCTCTGGCCACGGTGGTGATCACAATGCTTTCACTAGCGCGACTAATACCAATTATTTTTTCGATATCAACAACGATGCGCTCCAGCCCGCACTGGATCGATTCGCACAGTTTTTTATTGATCCTCTGTTTAACGCGGCCTATGTAGGGCGTGAGCGCAACGCCGTCAATTCAGAATACACAGCGAAATACACGGATGAGTACCGACGCATCCGCGATGTGTATCGTGAAATTGCCGTGCCCGGCCATCCGTTGAGCCGCTTCTCTGTTGGCAATCTCGAGACCTTGGATGTGGATACTCCCCGTCCGCTAAGGGATGATCTGGTCGCTTTTTACCAGGCGCATTACAGTGCGCACCGTATGAGCCTGGCGGTGGTGAGCAACCAGCCCATGGCAACGCTTGAAAACTGGGTAGCCGAGAGTTTTACCGGAGTGCCGAATCGCGAGGTCGCTGCTCTCAGTGAGTTTGAATCGTTTCTGAGCGAGCAGAATAAAGGCACGTTCATACGGGTTCAGCCGCGCAAAGATATGCGGGAGATCAGTTTTGTGTTCCCGGTACCAGCCACGGAGAAGTACTTCGCAGAGAAGCCTCTGAGCTATATCAGTTTTTTTATCGGTCACGAAGGCGAGGGGAGTCTGCTGAGCTTGCTAAAGGCGCAGAATTGGGCCACTGCACTGGGGTCCGGGAACGCGTTTAACTGGCGTGGAGGTGATGCCTTTGCGGTCACCATCAGTTTGACGGAAGCTGGTGTGGATAATATCGCCGCTGTGGAAGCCCTGTTGTTTGCCTATGTTGACCTGTTGCAACGCGAAGGTGTGGAAAAGTGGCGCTTCGACGAGCTCAAGAATCTGGGGAATTTAGCGTTTGAATACGGTGATAAAACGGCACCAATCAACGAAGTAGTCGATTTATCGAGCAGTCTTCAGTTGTACCCGCCAGAGCTGGTACTCAAAGCAGCTAACTGGTACGGCAAATTTGATAAGAAGCTGATTCAACGCTATCTCAAGTTTATTTCGCCGGAAAATATGCTGCGAGTGTTGGTTGCCCCTGGCGGCGAACCCGAGCTTGAATCTACGTATTACGCCACGCCTTACAGTCTCGAACAGCATGACGCGGGCGGTAATTTGTTGCCTGCAGAACAAGCGCTGGTGAAAAAGCTGGCGCTTCCTAAACCGAACCCATTTATTGCAGATGATTTTGCGCTGTTGCGTGATAGCGTTGCACCAGAGGTGCCGGTTAAAGTCGTGAGTTCAGACAACGTCAGCGTCTGGTACGCTCAGGACCATACCTTTGGTGTACCCAAAGCACATGTGAAAGCGCGTTTGCTATTACCGCCGGTGGCTGACACTGTAGAGGGGGCTGCACTTGCCCGGTTGTACGCAAAAATTACCGCGGAAATGCTCAACGAAACGGCTTACAACGCGGCCATGGCGGGTTTGAGTTTTAATGTGAGTGCCAGTTCTCGGGGAATCGATATTGATTTTCAGGGCTACAACGATACGCTCGATCAGTTGGTTAAAGCTGTTGTCCGGGATATGCGTAAGTACAATCGTAGCAAAAAATATCGCGCGAAGGTGCACGATCGCGTGTTCGCTGATGCGCGCATGGAGTTGCTGCGAGCCTACAACAATATGCAGCTCGATAGCCCTTATCGCAAATTATTGAAAAATCTGCCTGCATTTGTATTCTCGCCCTATTGGGCGCCTGAGCAGCTCGCAGGCGCGTTGGCTGCAATGGACAGGGCATCTTATGAGACTGCCGCAGTGAGCTTGATGTCTCAGGCAGATCTCCAAATCCTCGTGTATGGCAATGTTGACAAAACATCTGCTCGCGCAACGGGTAAAACCCTGGCCAATTTGGTAAAGGGATCGCGCCCGCCTGCTGCTCTACCATCAACCCGAGTGGTCAATATGTCTGCGAGCAAGACCGCGGGTCAAAAGGGACGCTGGAACTCTGTGCCTGTGGAGCATGCCGATGCCGGTGCAGTGGTGTATTTCCAAGGGGCAGACGATTCACTGGAAAGTAATGCGAAAACGCTGCTTCTTCAGCAGCTCATAGCGACGCCTTTTTACGGCACCCTCCGCACAGAGAAACAACTGGGTTATATTGTGTTTGCTTCAAACTATCCAATTCGCGATGTGCCGGCGATTGTTGCTGTGGTGCAGAGCCCGGCGGTGCCTGTATCGAAAATTCTTGGTGAGATGGATGCATTTTTAACCGGATTTGAGTCGCGAGTTCTAACAAATTTTGAGCGAGACAAAGCCGCAGTCATTTCAGTGCTCATGGAAAAGCCGAAAAGCCTCGCGGAGCAAGCCCAGGAATATTGGCAGACGGTACTGACAGATCAGGATTTCATGCGCAGTCAAAAGCTCGCGAAAGCCGTCGAGGCCATACAGCCTTCTGACATTCAAAAGACGTATTCCGATCAGTTGTTAAACAAAAATACTCGCCTGTTGTTGTTAACACCGCCGGATGCAGCGGCGCTGCTCGATGCCTTTTATGATGAAGTTGACAGTCCCGATAAGTTCAAAAAAGGGGCCGTAACCTACGACTACAAATAG